The region GTGGCCAATTCTGACTGGCGAGAAAGTGTACTGACCGCTGCTAGTCGTTACAGTTTCCAGCGTCAGGCCGACGTCCGTATTGCGAAGCGTGACGTGAGCATTCGGGACAACTGCGCCGGACGGATCCGAAACAATTCCAGTAATGGCCCCCTGATCTACCTGGGCAATCAAATCCGGACTCAGAGTTAGCAGAAAGCACACACACGCAAGGGTTATAAGCCTAAGGGTACGCACACGTCTAAACACACTGCATCCAGAGCTCATCCCGTCACTCTCCAAAAGAACTTCAAATAGTGGTACTGACAGTTCGCAGTAATGTAACCGGTTACTTTTAGTCTCCGGCGCACTTTATTCTTCGGAAATCTCCTTTGTCAAACAAAAATATTTAGGCGCTGAAATATCTTCCGGCACTGATCTTTACGGAAGGAGGCTGACGTTTCGTAAGGCACCTTCCTCTGCAGGTTCCGCATTGGTGCTAGGATGCATTTGCTGCTTTTGCAAAAAATTCGTCATCGATTGAAATACGTCAAGGAAACCGTTACGCCACGTGTCCACCCCGCACCTCTCCCGCCGCAATTTCCTGCAAAAGATGGCGATGACGCCAATCCTCTTACGAATGGCTCCCCTTGGTAGCTCGCTTTTGACCCAGAATCTCTGGTCATCGGTAGGCCAGCCGACCTTAGGCTTAGAGGAGTTTTATCTCAAACCAAACTACCCGACAAAATCCCCCCTCGAAGACGTCCTACGTCTCGTACCGCCAGGAACTGACGAATTTATCACGGAAAAATACGCCTTCCAGATTGAGCAGGAGCTGAAGCAGTGGAGTGTCTCGCTCATTCGTTCGGGTCGTGATCTCAGTTCGCTTGCAGGACTACTTGATAATTCCATTTCAGCCACAGCACTCACACCCATGCAGCAAACAACAATACGAAATGCGCAAGGGATTGAGGCTCTCAAGATAGAATTCGGGTCGGAGACGACCTCAGGGCGCGATGAGTTTTTAAGAGAACTTCGCGACTATTTTCAGCCTGCGACTCGCATCCTGACTGCTCAATTCGATGTAGTCAGTCTCGAAGATATCTCCGGAGGACCGCAGGACCTTCAAGTTGGTATTCGATACAACTTTGTGTTCGAGATCGAAGGCGCACGTCGCGAAGAGCGCGTCGGGCAATGGCAAACCAAATGGATTTTTACTTCCCCGAATACCTGGAGACTTCACCACTTGGTGGCGAGCGGAGAGGTGCGCTGCATCGTATCTTCGCCTGCTTTTGTCGATGTTACAGAACATGCATTTGGGTCCATCGACTCGTACCGCTCCCAATTACTGCACGGCACTGATTATTGGCGAACTGTTCTTGATGGTGCATGCGGGATAGATGTTTACGGGAACAACGGTATCGCCGCCGGCGATTTTGATAACGATGGATTTGACGATCTTTACATCTGTCAACCGGGAGGCCTCCCGAACCGCCTTTATCGCAATCGCGGCGATGGAACATTTGAAGATGTCACCGAACATGCGGGCGTAGGGGTGCTCGATAACACCTCATGTGCAATCTTCGCGGACTTTCGTAACAGTGGTCTGCAGGACTTGCTTGTCGTTTGTGGCACCGGACCATTGCTCTTCCTGAACCAAGGCAATAGCAAATTCCATATGAAGCGCGATGCCTTCACTTTTGCACAAGATCCGCAGGGAACTTTCACCCATGCTGCAGTGGCCGATTACGATCAGGATGGAAAGCTGGATATCTATTTCTGCCTTTACAGCTACTATCTCGGGCTCGACCAATATCACTATCCTGTGCCCTACTTCGATGCACGGAACGGCCCTCCCAACTTCCTTTTGCACAACGAAGGCGATGGCAAATTCACAGATCGTACAGGAGTTGCCGGACTCAACAAAAACAACAACCGTTATAGCTTCGCATGCGCATGGCAGAATTCCAAAACAAATGGTTTTCCAGATATCTATGTGGCAAACGATTTCGGCCGGAGTAATCTTTATCGAAACAATGGCGACGGCACTTTCACGGATGTCTCAACCGAGGCCCATGTAGAAGATGCTGGAGCAGGCATGAGCGCCTCCTGGTCCGATATCGATAATGATGGTCAGCCTGATGTGTATGCGGCCAATATGTGGTCGGCAGCAGGCCAGAGGATCGCCGAACAAGCACTTTTTCACAAGAACGCACCGGAAAATATTCGCGCGCTCTATCGCCATCATGCTCGCGGCAACTCCCTTTATCGCAATTTGGGGAATGGCACATTTCAAAATGTAAGTAATCAGATAGGCGTCGAGATGGGGCGGTGGTCGTGGAGTTCGGATTTCTGGGACTTCGATCACAACGGTTATTCAGACCTCTACGTCACGAATGGCTATATCTCTGGTTCCGAGCATAATGACCTTGCCAGCTTCTTCTGGCGACAGGTCGTCGGAAAATCCCCTGAGGATTCGACTCCATCTCAAGCATATGAGCATGGATGGAATGCCCTTAACGAGCTCATCCGTTCCGATAACTCCTGGAGTGGTTATGAAAGAAATGTGATGTTCGCGAACAACGGAGATGGAACATTTACAGAACTCTCGGGAGCCGTGGGCCTCGACTTTATAGAAGACAGCCGCTCGTTTGCCCTTGCCGACATCGACCATGATGGCCGCCTGGAAGTGATTCTGAAGAATCGTAATGCTCCTCAGCTCCGCGTCGTGCACAATGCGCTGCAACATATCGGCCACTCAGTCTCTTTCCGTTTGCATGGCACCAAAAGCAACCGCGATGCAATCGGCTCTATAATTGTGTTAGAAGCAGGCCCCTTGAAGCAGACAAAATCGCTTCAGGCTGGTTCCGGCTTCCTCGCGCAACATTCGAAGGAGATCTTCTTCGGCATAGGACGCCCCGCCGATCCCGTTCGTGCAACGATTCACTGGCCTTCAGGAAATAAGCAGATTTTTGAGAATATCCCTGTCGACCATCGCATCGAGATCCAGGAAGATTTAGATTCGTACGTCGCCAAGCCCTTCACCGCATCTTCGGCAACCTCTTCTCATTCTGTCCCTCAATCTCTCGTCGATCATCCACCTGCCGCGTTCGGAACCTGGCTCATTGAGCCGTTGAAAGCACCCGGATTTTCCCTTCCGGGGCTTGATGGCAAAGTGTACAGTCTGCATTCATCCCTCGGCGGCTTTACGCTTCTCAACTTTTGGACAGCCCGCGCGCCGCAGTGTCGCAGCATGCTGACACATTTTCACCAGCATCAATCAGAATTCAACCGCGCCAATTTGAAGCTCCTGGCCATCAATACGGATGAGGACGCTTCAGCGGGAAAGCTACTGGCAACGCAACTTGGCCTAGATTTTCCCATCTTATTTGCGAGCACTGAAATTTCGGGAATTTACAACATCATCTTTCGTTACCTATACGATCGGCGTCGCGATTTGGTGCTTCCAGGATCATTCCTGGTAAATGCAGAGGGAATGATTCTTAAGGTTTATCAGGGGCAGGCTGACATCCAGCAAATCCTCAAAGACATCAATTTAGCATCTGATTCAACCTCAGAACGATTGCTGCGAGCTCTTCCCTTCCCAGGCGCAGTCATCCAAGATGACTTTCGGCGCAACGATTTCACCTATGGCGTCGCTCTCTTCCAGCATGGATATCTTGATGCTGCCGCAGAATCCTTCCAACAGGTCATCCTTCAGAAACCTAATGACTCGGAGGCCTACTACAATCTCGGCACGTTAAGTCTTCATCGCAATGATCTCCCCACAGCGCGCCGATATCTCGAGCAGACGCTCAAGCTCCGTCCAGACTACCCTGAGGCATGGAACAACCTCGGCATGATCGCAGCCCAGCAAGGCCTGGCGGATGAAGCAATCCGCAATTTCCAACAGTCCCTCGGCCTTCGCCCCAATTACACCATTGCCCTTCTCAATCTAGGCAATCTTTATCGTCACCAAGGCGCATTCGACAAGGCCATGAACCTGTTCCGCCAAGCACTCCAGCTTAAACCGGACGATGCAGAGGCCAACTACAGTCTCGGCATGCTTTACGCACAACAGAATCAATTACAGCAGGCATCCGATTCTCTTCAAAAGGCGGCCACACTGCGTCCAGGCTACCCTGAAGCGTTGAACAACCTCGGCGTGATCTATGTTCGCACTGGCGACTACGAACATGCAGAAGAGCAGTTCAAGACCTGCATCCGCCTTACACCTTCCTTCGGTCAGTCTTATCTGAACCTCGCCCAACTCTACGCCATTCGCCACGAGAAGCAGCAGGCAATCCAGATCCTGCAGCAGCTATTGGTATTGCAGCCACAGAACCAAACAGCACAACAGGCGCTAAAGATGCTCTCAGGCCCTTGATGATCAGGTCACGAGCCGCGAGAAGAAGGTTTTTCGACGCTTTTCCCTCCACCAAGTCAGACGTTTACCAGCCCTCTCACCCGCATTAGACTCTATAAACGTGATTATCCCTCGTCGGCGTTTTCTCGGTTTATCGCTCTTCGCGCTCAGCAGTACGCTTCTTGAAACCCTGACCACGCCTCTGTGGAAGTGGCGCAATCCTGATCTGGTTTATGCTGCTACGATCGCTCCGACCTTGCCTGTGCAGTTCACCGATGTTGCCAAACAGGCTGGGCTCACCGTTCCAAATGTATGGGGAGGAGTCGATCACAAACGGTCCATCGTCGAAGCAAAGGGCTGCGGTATAGCATTCTTTGACTACGATAACGATGGCTGGCTGGACATCTATCTCACAAATGGAGACCGCTTCGATGTGGAATGGCCCGCTGGACAGGCCCCAACGACGCACCTCTATAAAAACAATCGAGATGGAACCTTTGCCGATGTCACTGCAAAATCGGGCCTCGCAAGGACAGGTTGGCAGACCGGGGTCTGTATCGGAGACTATGACAACAATGGATGGGACGACCTCTTCTGCACCTTCTGGGGGCACAATGTACTCTTCCGCAATAACGGTGATGGCACATTCAGCGATGTCACGCAGAAGGCTGGCCTCTCGCAAAAGCAGGTTCGGCTAGGCGCGGGATGCACCTTCCTTGACTACGATCGAGACGGGTATCTGGATCTTTTCGTCTGTAATTATCTCAAGCTTGATCCCAAAGATATTTCTCCCGAAACGGACACCAAATTCTGTCAATGGAAGGGCGTTCCAGTCATGTGTGGCCCGCGCGGTCTCCCTGGCGACACCAATATCCTCTATCGCAACAATGGTGACGGCACCTTTACGGACGTCTCGGAAAGGTCCGGCATCCTCAAAGTCGGGCCGCGCTATTCCATCACCGCGGTCTCTTACGACTTCGACAATGATGGTTGGCCCGACATTTATGTTGCCGTCGACTCGCAACCAAGCGTTCTGCTGAAAAACAATCACGACGGCACCTTTACGGACATTGCCGTGATGGCTGGTTGCGCCTATAACGATGATGGACACGAGCAGGCGGGTATGGGTGTCGCCGTTGCCGACTATGACTGCGACGGCTACTTGGATATCTTCAAAACAAATTTTGCCGATGATACCTGCAATCTTTACCACAACAACGGAGATGGCACTTTTACTGACGTCACTGCGACGGCGGGAACCTCTGTGAATAACAACTACGTTGCGTGGGGTTGCGACTTTGTCGATTATGACAATGACGGATGGAAAGACATCTTCCAGGTCAATGGTCATGTTTATCCCGAAATCGATAGATATCACTTCGGCCAGAACTTCAAGAATCCGCGTCTTGTCTACAGAAATTTGGGCAACGGACGCTTCAAAGATGTTTCAAGTGAGATGGGCACTGGCATCTCAGAACGATATTCGAGCCGCGGTGCAGCCTTCGGCGATTACGACAACGACGGCGACATCGATGTTCTGATCCTTAATATGAATGACACCCCCTCGCTATTGCGCAACGATGGTGGCAATCAACAAAACTGGATCAAACTCAAGCTCATAGGCACCCAGTGCAACCGTACGGCGATCGGCGCTCGCGCGAGCGTCACCACAGGCAAGCACGTGCAGATGGATGAAGTCCACAGCGGCACCAGTGTCATGTCACAGAGCGATCTGCGCCTGCACTTCGGACTCGGCAAATCGGAGATGGTTGATGCGATTGAAGTGAAATGGCCAACGACACAAAAGGTTGAAAAATTCACGAATATTAAAGCCAACCAGATTCTTACAATTCGTGAAGGAGACGGGATTGTCGCAGCGTATAAGCCTAAGAGAGCTTGAGAGTTAATACGGTATGGCATTATTTTGCGATTGCTGGTTGCCCCTGCAACACAACCATAAACTGCTGGATCTTTTGCCGTTGCTGCTCGACAGCTTCCGCCCGTAACTTTTCAATCGCATCGTGTTGATCAAACTCCTGCTGCGCCTTAGCACTTAAACCGATACGCTGATAGGCGACTCCAAGCCTGTAATACGCATCACCAAGCTGTGGATTTACTTCCACTGCCTTGGCGAAGAAGTCGATGGCCTGTTGATAATCTTTCTTGTCCATCCTCAGTATCCCCAATTGGAGATAAGCCTCTCCGAACTTCGGATCGACCTCCACAGCCTTCTGCAACAGGGATCTTGCCTGATCCTCATCTGCCACATTTGCAGGTATTCCCTGACGCTTCAGAACTGCCATCGCGTAGTAGTACTTGGGACGTGCACTTTCTGGTTGTGCCTGCGCAAATCGAGCCAATTTACGCTCTGCGCAGGCCAGCGGGGCAGGCGCCGCAATCTCAATCTCTCCCAGGAACATGTAGGGTGCGGTATTCGCTGGATTCAAGTCTGAGGCTTTGCATAACTGCTCTGCCGCCTCTTCGTATTGGGCACTAGCAAAAAGTGCAACGCCCAACGCAGACAACATTCTTGCTGATTTCGGGTAGGTTTTCGTTCCTTTCCTGAATACCTCGATGGCTGGCCAAACAGCGCGATGCAATAACAATTCGGTGCCCCAAGTAAATTCGTTAGGCTCGCTTGGATCCAGATGCACCGCGGCCTCGTACTCATGCTCAGCAGACAACGCATCGCCCATTGCTTCATTTATATCGCCCGCAAGCCGGTGAACCTCTGAGGTGTCTTCTTCTGACAGCAAATGATTGATGTGTTCATGCGCTTGTTTCAGGTCGCCGGTTTCTTTGTAGGCAAATGTAAGGTCATATTCATTACTGTGATTAGCAGGATCAATACGGTAAGCAGCCTCCAGAGGAGGCACCGCATCACGATAGTTTCCATTCTGGAGGCAAAACCTGCCAAGATCTCGATTTGCCGCAAAGCTCTCCGGCGAAGCCTTGGCTGCGCGACGTAGCGCGCTTTCGGTATCGCCCATATGACCAGCGGGAACAACTCCGCCCGATCGAAGCGTCACCGCCTCCCGAGCAAGGGTTTCACTCGTCCGCAGGTTTGCATCTGATCCATGTCCGCCGACAGCGGTCCAATCGGTAATGCCAGCGACAGTAAAGCTCGGTTTATCGGAAAAATCCATGCTCTCCACATGTGCAGTATCTGCAGAGAGGGTGAGAATAATGGGTGCCGCCGTATTGCCTGTAGAAATATCCGCCGATGCATGCAGATTAGCCTTTTCAGCGCGTACAGAATATTTCCCTGGCCGAACGTTGACAAAAGCAAAGCTACCGTGCACATCTGTTCGTGTCGTCGCATCCGTCTGTTGCAGTAGCACAATGGCATCGGAAACAGGATTACCCCGCATATCGTTCACGACGCCGTGAATCGCAACGGTTCCTGGCTGTTGCGCGTACATCCTAAAATCGCTGGCAAGCACGGTAAAGACGATCAACATTGGAAGCAAGCCGATCATCCGGACTATGGAAGAAACCGTGCGTTTCTCAGAAAAGAACATCGCGACCATAACAATCGGCATTGTACTCGCTAACTCTCAGCTCACAGTCGGATTGCTATTGATATCGCCCTGGACATGAAGACGGTTTCGGCCACGAGGTACAGGATGCAAGAACCTTTGACCATGGAGCATCGACTATCTCAAATACGGTCCTTGCGGCGCAAGCATAACCTCTAGTTCAGACGAAGAGAATCATCGCATACTGTACCAGAAGATGGGAAAAGTACTCCAGAAACCCGGCATCCCATTGTTTTTTCTCTCTATCAGTATGGCAAGGACAATCCCCGGAGGGGCTCAGAGGCAACCGGTAACTTGTGGAAGATGTCCGGCGATATTCGAATTCATGGGGATACATGAATAAAATCGGTTTGACTTATCGCCGCCCACGATTTCCGCAACATATCCGGTGTGCTTCCGGTCAAATTCTCCGGGAAGAGATGAAGTACTCGCAACCGATGGAAGCACCAAGGCATCCCTGTTATCGCCCCCAATGCAACACCTGTCGCTTCGTATGGTGTATTCCTTATTGAGAGAATGAAGCAGCCTCCTCTTAATCGAACATTCCGCTTTTATGATTTTGAGATATGAATATCAAGGGTGTGGCAAAATTGGCTGGAGTATCCACTGCAACCGTCTCTCGCGTCTTGAACAAAACAGCTCCCGTGGATGCGCGCACCGAACGCCGGGTTCGTAATGCCATTGAACGGACAGGGTACTTTCCCAACACGCACGCGCGGATGCTGGGTTCTGCGAAAAGCCAGACCTATGGGCTCATCATCTCTGATATCGCGAATCCATTTTTCCCAGAGCTGGTCAAATCCTTCGAACATCTTGCGGTTGACCACAACCATGAAGTCCTGATTGGAAACACCGACTATCATCCGGAGCGCATGGAGCAATGTGTTCGCCGCATGCTTGAGCACAAGGTGGCCGGGGTGGCCATTATGACCTCCGAGATGGACTCCAAACTGGTCCTTATGCTCAGCAAGCGACAAATACCCATTGTATTTTTAGACACTGGAAAGGCTGGGTCTCTCACAAGCAATATTTCGATCGACTACCAGCATGGCATTGATCTGGCAATTGATCATCTCGTCTCGCTCAAGCATCGCAGTATTGCCTTCATTCAGGGCCCGGTCAACTTTAAATCTGCGATGATCCGGCGGGACGCCTTCATATCGTCGCTCAAGCGAGATGGCATTAAAATCGGAGAAGATTTCATCAGAACCGGTAACCATAGTATCGATGGAGGACGGCGTGCGATGGATGAGTTATTAGCTCTCGAAAACCGCCCAACCGCTGTTATGTGCTCAAACGATTTGACCGCCATCGGAGTTCTGATAGCTGCTCACATCGCAGGATTCCGTGTTCCTGAAGATATCTCTGTCATTGGCTTCGATGACATAGAACTCAGCAGTCTGGTGCATCCCCCTCTTACAACGATTCGCGTCTCTCGAACCGAGATCGCTACGCGTGCCTTCTCTGCCCTTTATGGAGCAACCAATCGAACGGCGTCACGTGGCACTAACCACACTATTCCTACCGACCTCATCATTCGCCAATCCACAGGGCCAAGTTCCCGCTGACGGAGCTACAGCTCTGGGAACTCATGGAGCATCCTTCGATCGTATTACTTTGCAGCCCTTATAGCGCCTGCAGTTTTTGCCACGGGGGAAGCTGCCTCGTTCCAGAAGATGTAGGTTCCGCTGCGTGTCGCAACGACAACATCGGTCTTTCCGTCACCGTTCAGGTCGGCGGCAAGAATATCCGAGCCTGCGCCGGAGCGGTTATGGATCAGGTGTGGCACCAGCTTGGCGCCGCCCGGAGCCTTCGGGTCACGCACCGTTCTGTACCAGTAGAGGACTGCCGGACCATAAGGGTCGGGGTCGTAAAAATCATCCAAATGCGAGAAGACGCGCTTGCCCACCAGAAAGTCAGGAATGCCATCTCCATCAACATCGGCCATCGTGGTACCGTGTGGCTGCGAGAAGGAGACGCCCCCGGCGTTCTTATCGGTGTACGTCCCCATCACGTCGTGTTTCACGAAGCTGATCTCGCCGGTCAACGTATCGCGTTTCTGCTCAAACCATGCAAGACCCCATCCGTGCGACTGCAGCGTTGTCACCACATCGGGCAGGCCATCGCCGTTTACGTCATAGACGGCCATGTCGCATCCGCCCGCCGACGTGCGTGCCCAGCGTCCGAAGGCAACGGGATGAAACTTCCATAGCCCGCTGTCCACTCCTTCTGCAGGCTGCTCCCACCATCCCTCAGCATCAAGGATATCGACCCGACCATCCTTATTAATATCTCCCGCTCCAATGCCGTGCGGAGGCCACGGCCCCTTCTCTGAGACGTGATGGATAATCCACTTTGCTGATTCGTCCTTCGGATCTGGCTTCGCGAGGCTGATGTATCCGTCGCCCGAGGTGTAGATAAGCTCCGGGACGCCGTCGCCGTCGATGTCGCGGATGATCGTCTCCTCGCCAAACACTGAATCGACCACATGATAGTGCTTCCAGCGACGCTGCTCCCCGTGGGGATTGATATACAGATCGGCCCCCACACCTCGTCCGGAGGTCAGCACATCGGCCCAGCCGTCGCCATTGAAGTCCGCCGCACGTTCAATCCAGTCCTTCGCCGGATACTGTGTCGAGGTGTTATAGGCCTCGTTGGGATAGATCTCGTTCGAGTCGCGATAACTGGGACCGTAGTAGATGAAGGGACCACTCACGATGTCCATCTTGCCATCGAGGTTGAAGTCCGCCGCCGCCGCCGACCATCCATAGAAAAATTCATTGAGCCGCTGCAAGCGGAAACCTGTACCAACGACCTCGTCAGGCCGCGACTTAATGGCGAGATTCTTCCATGCAACATCCTTGAAGCTGACCTCACTGCCTGGGCCAACATAGAGGGCCATCGGACCGTACTCGTCCATGTTCTCGGTGGCTCCACTCGCCTCACCACCGCCGTCGTTGAGGAAAGCGCGGACGATTTGGGCGTCGAGCAGAACCTCGATCTGGTTCCATCCAGGCTGCAGGCCACGCACAGGATGCGGCATCAGGATTACTCCCGGAGGTGGATCGGGAAGCCCCGCCAGACCTGGACCCAGAGCTGGACGAGAGATCCCACCCGGACGCGAAGGGTGGGCCGCTCCAGGCGGTGGTGGCGGTGGAGCGTAACGGGCCTGTCCGCCTGCATTGCGAAGCCTGGTCTTGCTGGTAATCTTGCCGGTTGCATCGATCATCACGCGGTAAGGAACGAGCGCAGTGCCTTCAATCGCGAGCAGTACACCGGTCGAGCTCGCATCCCGCTTTTCCATGCGCATCAGAATCCCGGTGTCGCATCGCCCTGTGCAGCGGAAGGAGGTGTAGAGCGCGGAGTCCTGGTACGGCTTGTCGAGGACGAGCCAGCCTTCTCCACCTTTGGCTGTAATCTCGCCGTTATCTGCGCTCCATTTAGCCGACCCAAGCGTTCGCCACTCCACCAGCGCCGATCCTTTGAAGGTGGCATCTGGAATGAAAGTGGGACCAGACTCGGCATACAAAACGGAGATGGCGAATTGCGCTGCACAGACCACGGTCCATGCCAATTTCAGGCAATACATCCTCGTATATTTCGACATCTGCAATTACTCGCTATATTGCGTACTATGCAAAGATTGTTGTCAATAGTGCAGCGAATGGTAGGAGGTTCACAAGTACGCTGTCAACTGTCATTGCCATCACCAGCGCCCGCAGGGTGATCTGCCACGAAAAGCCCAGCTGTCCTCACATGCAAGGCAGGCGTCCCCGTCTCAATCTATCGGGATTCAACTCTAAAAAATGACACGTCTGACGTCGATCAAATCTCCGACAAGATTGACTGAGCAAGTTGTCCCAGCTGGTCCAAAATTTTTCTTCTGATTCGGTAGCAGGACAGGGGGCGATATTTCTCTGCCCTGCCGTGCTATTTCACAACGAGCGTGAGAGTCGTGGTCTGAGTAATAGCTCCACTGCTGGCAGTGACGGTGATCGGATAGGATCCTGCCGGTGTGGTGGGATGGAGGGTACTGTTTCCGCAGCCATTGAGGAAAAACGTCAGCATGATGACACCCCCTAGAAGCTTGTACCTGAGGCGTTGACGCTGGAGCCACGCTGTTGCGAGCACAGCCACAAGGAACATCACCAGCCATTGGATTCGTCCGCCCTTGGAGGGGGGCGGTCCCGCCATGCCGGCCGCAGAGACGCCCGGCCCAGAGGTGGTGATGGTCACAGTAGCGGTTCCCGCTCCGTTGACCCCTACCGCAGACGGCGATGCCAGGCAAAAAGTTCCGCTCGGGGCGCCACTGCAGCTCAGCAGCACATTGCCGATGAAGCCGCCGATCGGAGTAATCGACAGCTTATAGGAGGCCGAGTTGCCCGGATTTACCGTGGCTGAAGCCGGCGTTGCCGCCACCGAAAAGCCAATGGGATTGCAGCCGAGCAAGACATTCGCCTGGCCGGTAAGACGTCCAGCTGTGTCTGCGCTCATCCCACCGCCGTTGGCAGCATTTGCCTGCTGCATAAAGATGCGGAGATCGTCCTGGCCCTTCTGGTCCCGGCCTTGCTGGAACTCGACGAGAGCGTGGTTGAGCTGCTGCAGCAGAGCAGCTTTCAGCGTAGCGTCGGTGATGTAGGCGGTCTTTGTAGAGTCAATCAACGCCTGCACGAAGTCGGCAGACTGGAGGGTCACATTGGTAGAGGCGGTGGCCTGGATGCCAGGCGATCCGTTGAGCCATGCCTTGGTATAGATGGTGTGGGCTCCGCAAGTTGCAGGAGAGAAAAACGATCGGTGATAGTAGGACACGCCTGGATCCATATACGCGATCGTCTGCAGATCGAACATCTTTCCATTCTTAGCCGGGTCGCCGTCGAAGTAGGCAACATTGACGGAGCGTACCGGTGTGGCAGCGGCCTGCAGTGTGGCCTGAACTTTGGTTCGTTGGCCCAGCGTAGTTAGCGGATTCACTGAAGCGGTGATGCTCTGCAGCGATCCGCTCGCCTCGGTTGCTCCCGGCGCCGAAGCGCCTGCCGGCAGGAGATGGAAGAACTGATGCACCGGATACATGCCGACGTTGTTGCTGTAATCCTGAATGTCCACCTGTGTGATCTGAGTGAGGCCGCTGCCGGGAATGGTTTTCAAACCGTGGTCGGGCATCTCCCCAACCAGTTTGCCGCTGCCATCTTCCATCCAGGTCACCACCCAGAAGACCATATTGTCGTTGCCATTCTTGATGGCTGGGAAGCTGCTGGGAAGAAAATCCTGGCTGGCGAGCTTCCAGTTGGGATTCCCGTTTCCATCGGAGGATTCGAAGCCCGCGATCTGCGCGATGGTCTGTTCTCCAATCAGGAAGCTGTTACCGCACAAATCTCCTTGCGTACAAACCGCACCGGTATTCCAGTTGGTGCAGCTCGCTTCGTTTGTGTTTGAGCTGCTGCAATAAGGCTGGCCGTAGAAGCGCACATGGATGGTTGCGTTCGCCGGTGTATCCACCAGGCTATAGTTATAGACGCGAGAGGTAAGGGTCAACGTGTCGTCGGGTTTGGCCTCGAGGAGCAGGGGCACCGTAGAGAGGCTGAAAGGGGAATTCTTCGAATCCTTCTTGCTGATGAAAAATCCCTTCATCGTATAGAACTGCTGATCCACAGGATCTGTGCTGCCCTTGGACGGATAGGTACGGTCGGGCGTATTGAGCTGCACCTTCTGCGCGTTTCCGTCCCAGAACCAGCGTTCGGGATGATTCACAGCGACATCCGGCAGATTGTAGATGCCCTGCCACCAGGGCTGATTTCCGGAGCAGGTTAATTCTGTGTTGCTGGAGTCATTATTAAGCGGGCTTGCGATATAGCCGGTGAAAAGCGGTCCGGTGCCGGCGACA is a window of Edaphobacter sp. 12200R-103 DNA encoding:
- a CDS encoding CRTAC1 family protein codes for the protein MIIPRRRFLGLSLFALSSTLLETLTTPLWKWRNPDLVYAATIAPTLPVQFTDVAKQAGLTVPNVWGGVDHKRSIVEAKGCGIAFFDYDNDGWLDIYLTNGDRFDVEWPAGQAPTTHLYKNNRDGTFADVTAKSGLARTGWQTGVCIGDYDNNGWDDLFCTFWGHNVLFRNNGDGTFSDVTQKAGLSQKQVRLGAGCTFLDYDRDGYLDLFVCNYLKLDPKDISPETDTKFCQWKGVPVMCGPRGLPGDTNILYRNNGDGTFTDVSERSGILKVGPRYSITAVSYDFDNDGWPDIYVAVDSQPSVLLKNNHDGTFTDIAVMAGCAYNDDGHEQAGMGVAVADYDCDGYLDIFKTNFADDTCNLYHNNGDGTFTDVTATAGTSVNNNYVAWGCDFVDYDNDGWKDIFQVNGHVYPEIDRYHFGQNFKNPRLVYRNLGNGRFKDVSSEMGTGISERYSSRGAAFGDYDNDGDIDVLILNMNDTPSLLRNDGGNQQNWIKLKLIGTQCNRTAIGARASVTTGKHVQMDEVHSGTSVMSQSDLRLHFGLGKSEMVDAIEVKWPTTQKVEKFTNIKANQILTIREGDGIVAAYKPKRA
- a CDS encoding FG-GAP-like repeat-containing protein, yielding MSTPHLSRRNFLQKMAMTPILLRMAPLGSSLLTQNLWSSVGQPTLGLEEFYLKPNYPTKSPLEDVLRLVPPGTDEFITEKYAFQIEQELKQWSVSLIRSGRDLSSLAGLLDNSISATALTPMQQTTIRNAQGIEALKIEFGSETTSGRDEFLRELRDYFQPATRILTAQFDVVSLEDISGGPQDLQVGIRYNFVFEIEGARREERVGQWQTKWIFTSPNTWRLHHLVASGEVRCIVSSPAFVDVTEHAFGSIDSYRSQLLHGTDYWRTVLDGACGIDVYGNNGIAAGDFDNDGFDDLYICQPGGLPNRLYRNRGDGTFEDVTEHAGVGVLDNTSCAIFADFRNSGLQDLLVVCGTGPLLFLNQGNSKFHMKRDAFTFAQDPQGTFTHAAVADYDQDGKLDIYFCLYSYYLGLDQYHYPVPYFDARNGPPNFLLHNEGDGKFTDRTGVAGLNKNNNRYSFACAWQNSKTNGFPDIYVANDFGRSNLYRNNGDGTFTDVSTEAHVEDAGAGMSASWSDIDNDGQPDVYAANMWSAAGQRIAEQALFHKNAPENIRALYRHHARGNSLYRNLGNGTFQNVSNQIGVEMGRWSWSSDFWDFDHNGYSDLYVTNGYISGSEHNDLASFFWRQVVGKSPEDSTPSQAYEHGWNALNELIRSDNSWSGYERNVMFANNGDGTFTELSGAVGLDFIEDSRSFALADIDHDGRLEVILKNRNAPQLRVVHNALQHIGHSVSFRLHGTKSNRDAIGSIIVLEAGPLKQTKSLQAGSGFLAQHSKEIFFGIGRPADPVRATIHWPSGNKQIFENIPVDHRIEIQEDLDSYVAKPFTASSATSSHSVPQSLVDHPPAAFGTWLIEPLKAPGFSLPGLDGKVYSLHSSLGGFTLLNFWTARAPQCRSMLTHFHQHQSEFNRANLKLLAINTDEDASAGKLLATQLGLDFPILFASTEISGIYNIIFRYLYDRRRDLVLPGSFLVNAEGMILKVYQGQADIQQILKDINLASDSTSERLLRALPFPGAVIQDDFRRNDFTYGVALFQHGYLDAAAESFQQVILQKPNDSEAYYNLGTLSLHRNDLPTARRYLEQTLKLRPDYPEAWNNLGMIAAQQGLADEAIRNFQQSLGLRPNYTIALLNLGNLYRHQGAFDKAMNLFRQALQLKPDDAEANYSLGMLYAQQNQLQQASDSLQKAATLRPGYPEALNNLGVIYVRTGDYEHAEEQFKTCIRLTPSFGQSYLNLAQLYAIRHEKQQAIQILQQLLVLQPQNQTAQQALKMLSGP